ACGTTGGCACTGCAGAACGCTGAACCATCAAAGGTGGCAACGAAGGTGGAGACAGAAATAGGATTCGGCCTTTTTCTGAGATTCCAGGATATCAAAAAGTTGTAAATTCTCGTATTCATTAAGGCGTATTTCTCAGTGTTCTAGCCACCATTTAGTTTATTGTGTTGCTGAGTTGTAAACACAATCTGATCCCTGGTAAGTGCGGACTGGTTTGTTGTAGAATGATGTGAATCCATGTTCTTTGAGGTATTTGAGCACCTCAGCCTCGTATTGGGTTTCGAAAACCTGTCGGTCACGTGCCAGTACGAACAGGGTTCCTTTGACTTTGTCACTGACGATGCTGTACTGGTATTGATTGTTTGCGCCGTATGTAGCTGGACCCAGTTTTAGCACCCAGTCTGAAAGAGATATATTCATTCAAGTCACTGTTGCCTGTCTTAATATGATAAAtcgaaatggtaaaaaactgagaaattttaatgtgtgaagcaaaAGAAGGGCTACATTTCACAGTTTGCTGACTCTTTACATGACACGCTCTGCTCTGCAATATATTTCTTTATAACAAAGGAGGGGGATTCATTAACGCCGAGCCTGATCGGTACGCTGAGATAAGTGTCAACTGATAGCACAAAGACATTTTATATAGCCTCCTCTTCATTCCAAACAATGTGTTGGCGTGTTTCTATTCACTGCAGTTAAATCCCCATAGGCTTTCGATGTGAATGTCAGAAAAGATAACTTTTGTCATATACCAGCTCTACTAAAGTAACTACAACTGATTTACGGAGGTGTTCTGTGTTGTATGACTTGTACCCAATCCTTttctcatgaataaaatatgtttaaaacaaactgaTGCCCTTAATTTCAAATATTCTGAGAAAACATAAAGTGTTTTGATGCAAGAAACCACCCAACAGACATACGAAAGCATGAAAATGCGGTTTTATAGTTTTAATTTATAGGTTTTATACTcttttaactgaaatactgttctgaACGGCTTGAGAGCGAATGACCTCAGaacagaagcgacaaaaccctttccacattcataagaaatctctgctaaaatcAGAGTcaattgtacaattgtgactatatcattCGTGGTGCTTGAAACAATTCAGGAATACCATTACGCTGCCTTGCACTTTCAGCCACTTGGGACATACAGCTGAAAGTTGTCAAGTGCTGCTTTTGAACGTTTTAACAACATAAATATGTTAGCTACTAACGTTTGTTTTTGTGCAATGGTTTTAAACTTATTTCTTACTGACAACAAACTGATTTACAAGTTTACAAAGGTTCCAGAAACAGCTATTACGTCCAACCGCCTGAAGAGTTTACTTCAATATCGAGGTGCCAGCTACTCAAGAATTTTAATTTCGCTCGATATTTGACAGCATTTTTTCTCAATTCAAACAAAACGTTTGATAGGGTTTAGAAACAGTCCTGGAGAGAAAGAGCCATGTACGTTTGCCTTGTCCTGCAGATAAGGGATCCATCCAACATGTGGCTTTGTTCAGTTCTTTTTTCAGGTGAGCCTTATCTCGCGATAATGTGATGTGAAAGGTCATCCAGTGGTGGTTTTAAAGGTGAAGCGGAAGGCGACCAAGATTCTTAGTTTCCAATAGCAACGCGCATGCATGTATTGGGTGTGTGACTGGTTGTAAGGCCACTGAAATGACACGTAGCTGTTTGTGATTTATACATCGCACAGTGTATTGGCACTGAGCCAGGCTAACAAGTACCATCGTTTAACGTCCTTGGTACTGCGTGGAGAGGAAATCGAACAACTGATCTTCCTTTCGACTGGACACGATTATGTTATaatataggaggtacgaatggtACGCACCATTCGATATAATCGCCGGCCCGGAGGCCCTTCGCCgattgttattgtatcgggccggcagtttcaaatatgtgcaggtctttaTGGCCTTCAGTGAATTAGCTCTTATTTATTTTTCTGCTGGGTTGTTTCACctctttttctttattaacgtgcgggaatcatccatgatccatcatgttacgataacttacagtttctCTTCCTCGTATTTCAGAGCTTCAAAACGGCGTAGgattgtcaacaccagtctcaCAAATAAAAGCTCCTCTGTGTGTCACAGGCTTGATCTTGTTGACATAGTGTGAAATGTGTAAAGTgtaatctgttttgtttttattgggcctgcagatttcgtTCATGGTCTGTAGAATTTAAAGCCTGCAGGTAGCGGCAGGCCAAGATGGTCATCTAGTAGATTAAAGCTTTGACGACACTGATTGGTACGAGAAAAAGTACGAGATCTTATGCTTACGAGAGACTAGTGAAACGCGGCCCGGACTCGATTGATTACGGATGACAGGTAGTGAATTATACTTACATGGGGCTGCAAAAGGGACTGTTTCCAGACTAACTTTCAGGTGTCCGACAACTGCTGTCTTGTTGACGAAGCCGTGGATGACCTTGAGTTTACCAGTAGGGCTGCTAACTCGCTCTGAGTTAAGGACAGTGATGCGGCCGTCAGGACTGAGGCCATCTTAAACACAGAACTTGAAATACAGTCTACAACATGCATGTTCTATCACGTTTTCACTATACTAGTGTTTGATAGACTGACCAACGGTCCACGGCGTCTGGTTTCCAGGACACAAGATTGGCTAGGCCAGTTGTACTTTTGGTGTTTAACTGGACTGATTAGCATAATATTTCTGCGTCTCGAATTACGTagctgtttgtttttttcaactaAAGGGACACATTTTCATCCCTCCATTATTGCCTTCTCGTACTGACTCAAAAAGGAGCTCAATCATTTTGCACAACACACTTTTTAGGACATACAGCATGTTCAAGGAAACTATtttttttagatatttttgAGTCAAGTTTCTTTAAAGGGTCGTTTTTTAAACTAAACGTCCTGACAATATATTCGGAATCGGTTAAGCCAATGATCAATGTATGGTTGTCTTGACAACGACAGTTCATCTGTAGTGACATTTTTAAATAACTAAACATGCCCACATACACATACGCATGTACGAACATCAGCTTCTTTTCAGTTGAACTTACAATCTGCCGTCACACATTTCGCGCCCTGTTCAAACCATCTTCCCACAGATTCACTGTCCCACATCTGTAAAACAAAcacaagtgagttagtgagtaattAACTAACGCCGGTCCCGTCAATTTTTCAGGTGATCACAGTTGTCTCTAATGGAGATTTTATGTTGAGGTCACCATTGTTTTAAAATGTGCAGGTCCTGtgttttattttccattttaaaCATGTGCTTAATTTTCAATtcaacacaagaaaaaacacTGTCTTCGGACGCGTAATGTGGCGAGCAAAATGCACGGCATGTATTTAATGTTTTAGTGTTATTGATGTTTGAATATTTCTTAGAACCTCCCCGTTCCCAGCAAAGTCATGTTGTTCCCTCAATTACatcagtcacaggattgtctgacccagagcACACTATATATCCCGGTCGCATGTTCCTAGGTGAGACATCAAAGAACTTTAGTTTGGGTGGAGTTTGAGACCCATTTGCAAAAGATTTTTGGCAGTTTTCCGGAACCCACTAACTAAAGTTGTTgaaactgaaaaacatttaagtGAACTTATTAACTTATAAACAGTATTCCCCGAAAGCAGTGTCCATGTCTTACCTGATACCACCGACCGAGATACTTGGCATCTTCAAGCTGAGTGACGGTGTGAGGTGCGGTAACGAAAGAATCGAGAACAAACCCTGACGCTGTTGCGAGTATGGAGAGGACGAGAAATAAGGCTGTCATGTCGGCTTGTGTTGAGATCTTGGACTTCTACGACGGAATTGATGGCCTGTGATCTCTTTATAGTGTGGTGATGGTTATGAAACTGACACGTTTTTATCCTCGTGATATAAGACCATCCCCGAGTGTCTTATCTTTTCATGATAGATTATGTATGAATCACGTGTGAGAACCTGTTAATACGAGGTACGACATAATTGGCAAAGTGTTAAAAAGTATGTCCCAAATCTAGTTTCTTTATtttggtaagtgagtgagtgggatgaGTTTGGACAGTGCTCCGGTTATGTCAGAACTTGCCAGCTTTGTGGCGGAGGGAAGCTTTCTTGATTATTGTTTGCATCCTTAATTAGGAGTATCTCATTTCAGATATCTCCAAAGGTTTACGAACTGAATATTCATCAACATGTCCTCAAGGTTACAGTCCTACGTTGATACAGATCTATCCCGCTGATAATACGAGGAGATGTCAAAACGTAGCGAGCCTCACCACGCCAATGATATAAACACAGCTGTTTGTACGATGTTCGTTCCACAGATGTTCAGtagggttaagatccggtgatcgtgagggccaatcaagaacctgaacgttgttctggaCAAGGAATTCTCTGGTTATTCCTGCTGTATGCGACCGtgcgttatcatgctgaaatatGACGTTGTGGCGGTTCATGAAAGGCAGGACGTGAGGACTGACGATTTCATAACGGCAACGTCGAactgtcaaattgccctggacctgaatgagatctgtcatGCAACTGTATGAGATGTCTGCCCAAACCATAACACTGTTACACCAAATccgtccacttcctgtacacaatttgcagcgtAGCTTTCGTTACGACATATACACGTGCTCTTCCgtcgggacgtcgcagcatgtaacatgactcatcactgaagataacagttctccacctttgcaatggccatgggagatgttggcgatACGTCTGTCTGCGTTGTTGTCGATGTTGACGTGCaaggtcttctggaacgaataccagcctCGCGTGAGCGGTTCCCCACAGTCagatcagaaattgttctgagtcCAAGCATTACACATGCTGTGGAGGATGCTGTTGTGAACCtgtcgaagccgaataaacctgtcctgagtGGGCGTGGTCACGCGCGGTCAACCAGACCTGGGGTTATCACGTGCTGACCCTTGCAGCTGTTAACGAGGCCAAAGTCTTGCcatggtactctgtgacacattcagttgccttgcaatcgcaaactgagactccccagcctccaaatgTCCAATCGCATACGCTGAGGCTCAGTAAGTCAaggcatgactttaacaccaaatgtaagattgtcaactgtcgcaagagcattgaACCCCCCGAcatttattggaaatgatgTATGGAATGTGCTTGCAAAGGAAAGgcatgaatttcttcccgttcacaatATATTACTTTTactgaggaaaacagatttttggtgcgttttggcgagttgtccgcaatgacaatggattcgaactcggaaatgtttgcagacatcGTTCACTATGGATATACTGATGCTATACACACCAAAGATTCAAATTTGAAAGGTTACATGCAAAACTACTACTTATGTGTTCccctttatttatttatttatttatttatttatttatttatttatttatttatttatttatttattttagttTATTATCTGTGAACCTTGGTTTTGCTATCCACAGGCCTCACGATCCCCATTTAACTTGACTTTTCATCCTGGTATCACCCAAATATGCAAAATCTGCAATGAATGCTTCATGAACACGATGAAGCAAAGTATACAAGAATGGTAGAAGTTCGCTAAAGTCAGACTTCGATATTTAAGTGCATATACAACTTGAAATTACAATCGCTTGTTAAAGTGACTCACCCGTTCATGTTCACTGAAAGGGTTTGTTTTGGACACACTACCCACCCCCCTTCCAGATGACATCATAATAAGAACGTAACTGATTCTATTGTTTTCACTATTCATACATGATGCCCAGGATTCAATCTAAATACTGAATAATCACACTAGCGTCGGTTCCCAATATATTGACAACAGTGTGGgcagcctattggttaaagcatttgctcgtcagtCGAAGATACgagttggattccccacatggacacaatatgtgaagctcacagccgtgatgttgcttgaatatttctgaaagcggcataaaatccaTTTCACTCACTCTGTAGTACAATAAGTTGCCCAATCTCTTCTTGGACGTAAATCTAACCTTTCCATTGTCACATCACTTCCCAGACAAATCCGGTGATGTGATATTTTTTATGACATCATACTTGGTTGTTGGTTGCCACGCGAATGTGCACAGAATCTCGTTGTCAGTGCCCAATGTACACAGGCAGGGACGCAGATCAATTAATTTCTTCACCTCAAACAAGCATAGACGAGAACGGCGAGTGCCTGTAGTCTTCTTTGGAAACATACTCGGCGATTATAGTCTTATGTTAGATAGGTATCGAAGCAGTGCATGCGTTTTCGGCTTTCTTATGTGTGGATGGTATTCCTGTGTTCTGTGCCTTGATAATTAATATCATATCAGTTGACCTGTAATATTGAAAACACaaatttgatttatttgaagACCATAAACCCCATTTCTCGTCACTAGACGTTATAAAAGCACACCTTTTTATACAGCAAATGCgtgtacattatattttgacgTCACAGAGCATTGTTTTAGAAGGTATCACACAATATGTCATAGGTATTGTGATGTATTTTGTAAAGTTTTGGGTATATTCTAAAGGTAAACCAGATCTTTCACCTGATGCTTACATGCTGGATAACAGGCGAAGTTACTGGTATTATCGTTCTTCTTTGGCATTTCTTTGCAATACTTCGGATAACAAGAAGGGGTTGTGTACATTGTCTTCATATCCATATCGGAAATGTTTTTAATTAAGTAGTACTcatgaacattaatcatgtTCAACTGGAATGTGAGACGGATGTGTCAGTATCCTTTGTTCTGTTAAAATCAGGTAATGTCATGGCGCCATTGTGGTCCAACCTCATGGGACATTCTTCATATTACTGCGTTGTAGAATCAACTTGCTTGGCAGAGGCATTAAAGAGCATTGTAAATCCCCACAACACAAGACCTGAGTTGATGAAAAATCAGTACATTCGACGGCCACATAGTGATTGGTGACTGTCTCTCGACCGCATTTCAACTACTGCAGATAATCATATACTGATTAAACGGACGATTATggtgttattttatttattccaGCAATGAAGAGCGTATGTGCAGCCACACAGCCATGAACAGTTGCACAAGCATGTTCAAGATGCAAATACAGTGTTCAAGAACGACGCAATGTTTGCGAGGGGGAGTAACTCTATAGATGTACGCAAACTTTATATAAAATCATATGTAATTTATCTAATTTAAGTTTTAAGAGAGGATACCATTTTgttcaaatgtttgtttttgttgctcTTACATGCAATAAATCCTTCAATGGCATAACGttgtttgaaattattgataACCTTATCAATCGATGTGTTGCTATTTAAATTGCTTAGAAAAATCTGCCTTTTGTTCATCGGATTAAATGACTAAACAACATAAATTGAGTCGGATAGCCAAAATAAAGTGCACTGATACCTAAAGTCATACCGATGTTCTGTATGGGTATGCAAAAATAGTTTCTAACTCACCTAGAAATCTTTTACATATTCTCAATCTAGGAAAAAATGAGCTAGGTCTTGCCGGTCAGTTTTACGAAAAGAGCTAAACCATTTGCTAGCTTCACAGCCAATAAATCCTTCTTGGCATAGACTATGCGGTGTAGAAATGTGAACTGAGATTCTAAAAGTTTTACATCCTTGTTGAACACCTGTGCTATAGAAATATATCTTACTAGTTTAGAGAAGTAAATATTTTTCGCCCACTTTTCACACACCGGTGAGCACTTATTACAAGTAATGATTTTGTCATAAAATATCTGGAACCCTTCCCAGGCTTAGGCAAACTAAGCAAAGTATTTCCAATGATCAGGTAAACTTTATGGTATAAGTTTTCTGATTAATGCACTGTTTTCCATATAGAGGAATAATACACAGCAGCTTCTTAGGCTTGTGATAATCTATGAATGCTCCCGGGAATACGACTGAACATATATGTACTAAGGTAAATGAGGATAGGGATTTACTAACTGTTATTTAATGATCTATGCTTCTGTGTTTCTCTTCACAGTTCCAATTCTCTTTTTTGTAACTATGACCCAAAGATGTTGTAAATTAGCGTTAAGGGTAATGCCAAGTGCTTCAAACGTGCCTGTGTGCCAGTCTAGACctacattttcagaaagtttGATGTTTTCATCAGCCGTAGAGTCTATCAAGTTAGCTTTTGCTTTTTCAATATTCATTTTATGGCCAGACATTTCATAAAAGGTATTCAAAGTTTCACTAGCACATTTCATGATTGATTCAGATCCGCCAAGAAAAAAAACTTGAGTATCTTCTGGATACTGGCCAAAATCAATCCTGTCCATTCAAAGTGATATATTTAATGTCCTTATTTTCCCTGTTCATGCCACCCAGAATTTCAGGTACATATAAGAAAAGGTAGTGGATATGGGATCGCCTTGACTACAACCACTTTCAATATAAAACGATGATGACAAACATAACATAAGAGTTGACATTACTAAGCAAGAATGAGATCCATTTTCTAAATTATGTTCCAGAGCCAATTCGTTTTTAGTGCTAAAGTGATGAAATCTGTAAAAACAGTCCCCAAATCTCTTTCGAAATCTTTttacaggacccgtgaaggtccctgggtagaataggcctttagcaacccatgcttgccataaaaggcgactatgcttgtcgtaagaggctactaacgggatcgggtggtctagctcgctgacttggttgacacgtcatcggttcccaaatgggcagatggatgctcatgttgttggtcactggattgtctggtccagactcgattattcacagaccgccgccatatagctggaatattgctgagtgcggcgtaaaactaaactcacccactcactctttttACAGTAACACATcacatttctttcatttcaatattaatAGAGCATCCTGGTGTTGTCACTAATTCATCTATCAGGAATAATGCATATTTGATTTCACGAATAAGCAGTGGTAGAAGTTTCTTAATCATTTTTGTTAAACATGTACTGATTATTTATATATAGAAATTAAGAGTGAAATAGGCCTCCAGTGTTTCAAacgttttctgtttttgttggCTTTGggaatattataagttgttcactggtcgcgagggggccatggactcatgtaccctcgagatttgtttatattcccgcaaaacatcggtaatttccgtgcttgatgcgtgattcaatttaaaaaattgtaaaaaagtactaccatgaagcaccagaagagttcggaattcctggtggtgtacattgaaattatacatcgcctgtaaggtggggacattgaaaataatagtatagcgcttagccaatcagaaagcgacattcatgagtgaggtaagataaatgtaaTTAAACCTCTATTCATTGTAATGGGTAATAATTCGTTTTCAAAACTTGCTGTTATGCATCTGTAACCCCAGATTTTAAGGTTTTTCCTAAAGCATTTTATTAAGTGTCCTGAATGTTCCAGAAATCCTTACAACTTAGataatttgttgtttttcaatgAAATCAAAACGTTGTGCCAATGTTTCACTCATTTGGCAATCAAGAGATGGAACTGTGATactgtttaaaatatttcttgcatcaACAGTATCGGCTGCGGAGGATTTGAACAGATTTCCATAGAAAGACTTTTGTTTCGTTGATCATTTCTTATAATAACCATAAAAAATGTCAGCTCCAGTGTCTTTGATAAGGGAATTTATTAATTTCCTGGTATAGTAACGGTTTTCCAGGTAGCAAAAACACCTTGCAGGTTTTTGAAAGGGTTAGTTCTCTCTAGATGTCTACTAAGCCACTCCTTTCTATTTCGCTAAGTACTTCATTGTGTGCATTAGGGTAATAAATCAACTAATGAGTTTAAAACTAAGTTCCAGTCCTCACAGAATACTAAGTGTTCGTTTTCAAAATCATCAATATCAACAAAGTTTTGTTAAAAGTTATCAGAACTTGCTCCATATAAATCCGTTACTTTTATGCCATCAATATTTGTGACAGCTGTAATACAATTACCCTGATCATCTTCCTTAAATTCATGGGCGTGAATTTCAATGCAAAAAGACATCGCCTCTGGCGTTAAACCTACATAATTCAGTAACAACTCTTGAGACCCACTCCTTTCACATGTAATCACACgtttcacaaatattttaaatattttagcaATCCAGCGTTAGTATCTCTTATTGTGCCCGTCAGACAGTAAGCTGACAGATCCAAGTGCAAATGATTTATATGTGTTTACGGCTATACTTATATTCCATGTTGATAAATCGTAAAACTCAGAAACAAGCATTTCTTCTTGGTCAAACTAGATGACATACTTCCGTTGCCACAAATGTTCACAACATAACGTACAGTGTTTGCTTTTATACACCTGcataacgttttgtttgtttctaatgCACAATTATAAAGTAGGGAAGCTTCATTTTATATTGATAATTTGataaattgggagatatattggcgtcaatcaatgttgatatgaatgttttgagagtgcttgaacacttgcacttccttatgACCATACTTATTCGTACAGTAATCGTTCTTGAACGATGGTTGATGTATGACGTAAAAATAGCATGTGTCAATTTACCAGCATCATGTACCAAGAATTGGGTGTTTGGGGTTGACTATCAAGAGAATTGCAGGTTTGTGGCAACGTGGGTCTGTTGATCTCTGGGTCAGAGATTGCGTCCTAAGGATAAACCTGTGAAGTGATTTGAAAAGCAACAGGCGTTATCAAGGATGCCACTCGCCACAAATTTGAATTATCAGTTTCATGTTATTGAAGCTGAAGACGAGCACTCTGGATGTGATAGGGTCAAGAGAatcgtgaaaatccgggttagaactgatcttcagtaagccctGTATGTAGTAAGAGACGTCTGAAGGGATCGGCTGGAGAGGCTCTCTGACCTGGCTGACgcatatcatcatatcccactGGCGCCATTGATGCTcgcgctgttgatcactaaaccatgtggtccagactagattatttacgaATCGCCGCAATATCGATAGAATattgagtgcggtgttaaacaacagatTATTCCCGCCACAAAGCTGGCAAGTGCCGCAGCACTGTCCAGAGCGGTGCTAAACTCATCTCACTCAAGCACTCACTCAATACCCAATCTAGATGTGAGACACATTTTTCAGCACTTTGCCAATTATGTGGTTCTTCGTATTGACGCGTTCTTACACGTGATTAATATATGATCTATCTTATAAAGATAAGACACGCGGGGATGGTCCTACATCACGAGAATAAAAACGTGTCAGTTTCGTAACCATCACTGCACGGGTATAAAGAGATCACAGGCCAACAATTCCGTCGTAGAAGTCTCAAGATCTCAACACAAGCCGACATGACAGCCTCATTTCTCGTCCTCTCCATACTCGCAACAGCGTCAGGGTTTTTTCTCGATTCCTTCTTCACCGAACCTCACACCGTCACTCAGCTTGAAGATGCCAAGTATCTCGGTCGGTGGTATCAGGTAAGACATGGACACTGCTTTCGGGGAATACTGTTTATAAGTTAATAAGTTCacttaaatgtttttcagtttcAACAACTTTAGTTAGTGGGTTCCGGAAAACTGCCAAAAATCTTTTGCAAATGGGTCTCAAACTCCACCCAAACTAAAGTTCTTTGATGTCTCACCTAGGAACATGCGACCGGGATATATAGTGTgctctgggtcagacaatcctgtgactgatGTAATTGAGGGAACAACATGACTTTGCTGGGAACGGGGAGGTTCTAAGAAATATTCAAACATCAATAACACTAAAACATTAAATACATGCCGTGCATTTTGCTCGCCACATTACGCGTCCGAAGACAGTGTTTTTTCTTCTGTTGAATTGAAAATTGAAGGACATTGTTTTCGGGGTATActgtttacatatttttttatgataaatgGAATGTAACTGGTTCAATCAAATACTTTCCAATGATGACAGTTTTGGTTCATTAGTTCATCTACCAAAACTGTTGCAAATGGGACTCAAACTCCACCCAGATTAAAGTTCTTTGACGAATCACCCAAGCTTTTATGATTGCGACCGTGATAATATACTCTGGATCATACAATCCTGAGACTGATATTTTAAGGGAACAACTTGACTTTCCCCGGAATAAAGGAGATGTCCCTAAAATATTCACGCACcgaaaaaactgaaatattacaCACACACTACGTATTTTCGCTCTCAATATCACACGTCCGGAAGACACAGTgcattgttttctgtttaaGTACTATTAAGGTTTTAATGATGTTAGTTCCTCTATTTTGCGGCAAGCCAACGGCCTCAAGTTACCGCGCTTCTTGTtaattagagttatctcccgttGACCGAATTCTTGTCGTTCTAACCTTTAATTGCTGCACGCGTGAGAGAGATGGCAAATTGGACAAGCCTCGCGAGATTCAGAAAACCGGGGCTGTTCTCAGTCCGTTCAAGACTGAAACTGGACACTGGGGCATCAATATTCATGGGTTGCCTGTTGGGGTTTTGTAGCCAGTCAATTTCTTGTGCAGAACTGTGTTTAATTTGGATAGAAACATAAGACGGTGCG
The nucleotide sequence above comes from Haliotis asinina isolate JCU_RB_2024 chromosome 5, JCU_Hal_asi_v2, whole genome shotgun sequence. Encoded proteins:
- the LOC137283865 gene encoding outer membrane lipoprotein Blc-like; protein product: MTALFLVLSILATASGFVLDSFVTAPHTVTQLEDAKYLGRWYQMWDSESVGRWFEQGAKCVTADYGLSPDGRITVLNSERVSSPTGKLKVIHGFVNKTAVVGHLKVSLETVPFAAPYWVLKLGPATYGANNQYQYSIVSDKVKGTLFVLARDRQVFETQYEAEVLKYLKEHGFTSFYNKPVRTYQGSDCVYNSATQ